The Schistocerca cancellata isolate TAMUIC-IGC-003103 chromosome 4, iqSchCanc2.1, whole genome shotgun sequence genome contains a region encoding:
- the LOC126184457 gene encoding forkhead box protein J1-B-like, which yields MAHELIPAAYIACIASLGAFQYFLTTEYSLIVGSRSHMTLNLGTICSKLIPAQNQRASASAIVDTSAAAAITATVTATTTAASIAILFPSPRGLALCQAQETGPCHCHRWNISDYSHKKRSAGCPADRSPQPGDTDGDLSWLLNFNVNSLFDTNGSINGQCNRPANSGRPVEACKPDPPPAVASLNTPSGPRKPHTELIEQALRERASSPSPVIYSWISERFSYYKANDDRWKNSVRHNLSINHHSQSGANAVRSARSF from the exons ATGGCCCATGAGCTGATTCCAGCCGCCTACATCGCCTGTATTGCTTCCCTGGGAGCTTTTCAGTACTTCCTTACGACTGAGTACTCCCTCATTGTCGGCAGCCGATCGCACATGACTCTAAACCtgggaaccatctgctccaaattGATCCCAGCCCAAAATCAA AGGGCATCTGCAAGTGCCATCGTGGACACTTCAGCTGCTGCTGCCATCACCGCCACTGTCACAGCCACCACCACAGCTGCCAGCATTGCTATCCTTTTCCCCTCTCCCCGAGGTCTTGCACTGTGCCAAGCACAGGAGACTGGTCCGTGCCACTGCCACCGCTGGAATATTTCTGATTACAGTCACAA GAAGCGCAGCGCCGGCTGCCCTGCCGACAGAAGTCCTCAGCCTGGCGATACAGACGGTGATTTGTCGTGGCTTCTGAATTTCAATGTGAATTCGCTGTTCGATACAAATGGTTCCATTAATGGCCAATGCAATCGCCCAGCTAATAGTGGGCGACCTGTGGAAGCTTGCAAGCCGGATCCACCACCGGCCGTGGCTTCCCTGAACACGCCGTCAGGACCTCGGAAGCCGCACACGGAGCTCATCGAGCAAGCCCTGCGCGAAAGAGCGAGCTCGCCGTCTCCGGTTATCTACTCCTGGATATCGGAACGTTTCTCATACTACAAGGCGAACGATGACCGATGGAAGAATTCTGTGCGCCACAACCTGTCTATCAACCATCACTCCCAAAGCGGGGCAAATGCAGTCCGAAGTGCCCGGTCATTCTAA